One Myxococcales bacterium DNA segment encodes these proteins:
- a CDS encoding cytochrome c oxidase subunit 3 family protein: MWAFLAQELLFFSGLFVAYGVFRSWYPEMFSLASHQLNRVMGGANTIVLLFSSFTAAMAVRSAQLSQKIATRNYLLITIVCAFIFLVVKYFEYGHKFHDGLLPGPFFGTQHDFFTLPIPADAHVPHLPSNAHIFFSIYFVLTGIHGIHVAIGIGIMIWILIRNERGDFSKEFFTPVDLTALYWHLVDLIWIYLFPLLYLID, encoded by the coding sequence ATGTGGGCCTTCTTGGCTCAGGAGCTGCTCTTCTTCAGCGGCCTGTTCGTGGCCTACGGCGTCTTCCGGAGCTGGTACCCGGAGATGTTTAGTCTGGCGTCGCACCAGTTGAACCGCGTGATGGGTGGCGCGAACACGATCGTGCTCCTGTTCTCGAGCTTCACGGCGGCCATGGCGGTCCGTTCGGCGCAGCTCAGCCAGAAGATCGCGACGCGCAACTACCTGCTCATCACCATCGTCTGCGCGTTCATCTTCCTCGTCGTCAAATACTTCGAGTACGGGCACAAGTTCCACGACGGCCTCCTGCCGGGTCCATTCTTTGGAACGCAGCACGATTTCTTCACGCTGCCGATCCCGGCCGACGCGCACGTGCCGCACTTGCCGTCGAACGCGCACATCTTCTTCTCGATCTACTTCGTGCTGACGGGCATCCACGGCATCCACGTGGCCATCGGCATCGGCATCATGATTTGGATCCTCATCCGCAACGAGCGTGGAGACTTCTCCAAGGAGTTCTTCACGCCGGTCGATCTGACGGCGCTCTACTGGCACCTTGTCGACTTGATTTGGATCTACCTGTTCCCGCTCCTGTACCTGATCGACTGA
- the coxB gene encoding cytochrome c oxidase subunit II produces MINPESFQLPPQLSTNAAEIDGLYNFIYWFSVVFTTAITGAIIYFAVKYRRRPGVKSEPPGHNTILEIVWTVLPLVFIVVLFHLGFRAYLHMAVAPEGAMEVRVLGAKWKWDFVYPNGRAEAADLVLPVNKPVKFIISSEDVLHSFFVPGARLKKDAVPGMYTSMAFTPNTIGTMQIFCAEYCGTSHSGMLGTIKVVSQDEFDKWMKEGDKVEPTAEVGEKLYKKQACNTCHSIDGSKMPGPTWKGMWGREEAMADGVKITVDENYVRESIQKPNAKVVAGFQPVMPTYPNLTEKHIDALIAYMKTLK; encoded by the coding sequence ATGATCAACCCCGAGTCATTCCAGCTCCCCCCGCAGCTCTCGACCAACGCCGCCGAAATCGACGGGCTGTACAACTTCATCTACTGGTTCAGCGTCGTCTTCACGACGGCCATCACGGGCGCGATCATCTATTTCGCCGTGAAGTACCGTAGGCGGCCCGGCGTGAAGTCCGAGCCGCCGGGACACAACACGATCCTCGAGATCGTCTGGACCGTGCTCCCGCTGGTCTTCATCGTCGTCCTCTTCCACCTCGGCTTCCGCGCCTACCTCCACATGGCGGTGGCGCCCGAGGGAGCCATGGAGGTTCGCGTCCTCGGCGCGAAATGGAAGTGGGACTTCGTCTATCCGAACGGCCGCGCTGAAGCCGCGGACCTCGTCTTGCCGGTTAACAAGCCCGTCAAGTTCATCATCTCGTCGGAAGACGTGCTCCACAGCTTCTTCGTCCCCGGTGCACGGCTCAAGAAGGACGCAGTGCCCGGCATGTACACGTCGATGGCGTTCACCCCGAACACCATCGGCACGATGCAGATCTTCTGCGCTGAGTATTGCGGCACGTCGCACTCGGGCATGCTCGGGACCATCAAGGTCGTCTCGCAAGACGAGTTCGACAAGTGGATGAAAGAGGGCGACAAGGTTGAGCCCACGGCCGAGGTCGGCGAGAAGCTCTACAAGAAGCAGGCCTGCAACACCTGCCACTCGATTGACGGCTCCAAGATGCCCGGCCCAACGTGGAAGGGCATGTGGGGTCGCGAAGAGGCCATGGCTGACGGCGTGAAGATCACGGTCGACGAGAACTACGTCCGCGAGTCGATTCAAAAGCCCAACGCCAAGGTCGTCGCGGGCTTCCAGCCCGTCATGCCGACCTACCCGAACCTAACCGAAAAGCACATTGACGCGCTCATCGCGTACATGAAGACGCTCAAGTAG
- a CDS encoding SCO family protein: MSLMVVAWSSAASASSVAKQVLQHVNVDEKLDVPLPAGAQFLDHTGKAVRLGDVVGRGKPTLLVLAYHSCPVLCGMVQSAAATALKAVKWTAGKEFEVVVLSIDPRDTPARAAEKRAAILTGYGRPEAANGFHFLVGAKPEIDRVADAIGFKYEYDAEQQQYGHPAVIMFVKPTGEMSRYLYGLEYDPNDVRIALYEAANGKSIGALEKVILYCYQYNPHDGKYVVMATRVMKLGGALTVLVLGAFLSLMWAQERRRSRAAVANVLVPVPDPTGSSTVSTHVSPL, translated from the coding sequence ATGAGCCTCATGGTCGTAGCGTGGTCCTCCGCGGCGAGCGCCAGCAGTGTCGCGAAGCAGGTCCTGCAGCACGTGAACGTCGACGAGAAGCTCGACGTCCCGCTGCCGGCCGGTGCTCAGTTTCTCGATCACACGGGCAAGGCGGTGCGCCTCGGGGACGTTGTTGGGCGCGGCAAACCGACGCTGCTCGTGCTCGCCTACCACTCCTGTCCCGTCCTGTGCGGCATGGTGCAGAGCGCCGCCGCCACCGCGCTCAAGGCCGTGAAGTGGACCGCCGGCAAAGAGTTCGAAGTCGTTGTTCTGAGCATCGACCCCCGCGATACGCCCGCGCGCGCCGCTGAGAAGCGCGCCGCAATCCTCACCGGTTACGGCCGGCCGGAAGCGGCCAACGGCTTTCACTTCCTCGTCGGCGCCAAGCCGGAAATTGATCGCGTCGCCGACGCCATCGGCTTCAAGTACGAGTACGACGCCGAGCAGCAGCAGTACGGCCACCCGGCCGTGATCATGTTCGTAAAGCCAACGGGCGAGATGTCCCGCTACCTCTACGGCCTCGAATACGATCCGAACGACGTTCGCATCGCCCTCTACGAGGCGGCCAACGGCAAGAGCATCGGCGCCCTCGAGAAGGTGATTCTCTATTGCTACCAATACAATCCGCACGACGGAAAATACGTCGTCATGGCGACCCGCGTCATGAAGCTCGGTGGAGCCCTCACGGTGCTCGTCCTGGGCGCCTTCCTCTCGTTGATGTGGGCGCAGGAGCGGCGTCGAAGCCGCGCCGCCGTCGCCAACGTCCTCGTCCCAGTCCCAGACCCGACCGGCAGCTCCACCGTGAGCACACACGTCTCTCCTCTTTGA
- the ctaD gene encoding cytochrome c oxidase subunit I, translating into MAATTTTSGAPAHGAADPNENYITCERGLKSWLITLDHKRIGVMYLISVLTAFLIGGVFALLVRTELFTRGKTLMDADTYNRMFTLHGVVMVFLFIIPSVPAALGNFILPIQLGAKDVAFPRLNLWSFYIYVFGACFAVYSMVAGAVDTGWTFYTPYSTTTTSAVIPMILGAFVMGFSSILTGVNFIATVHKMRAPGQSWTRLPLFVWGVYATAIIQVLATPVLAITLLLLILERSLGLGIFDPKLGGDPVLFQHFFWFYSHPAVYIMILPGMAVVNELLATFCRRAIYGYFAVAMSSLGLALLSFVVWAHHMFTSGMSEYAAMVFSGLTFLVAIPSGVKVFNWVATLYKSSIRLDSPMLWALGFLFLFTIGGLTGLFLAVVATDIHLHDTYFVVAHFHYVMVGGTVMGFIGGIHYWWPKMTGKLYNETQAKVAWALVFVGFNVTFLTQFVMGSRGMPRRYYDYLPEFELFHKISTIGAYILGVGFFLMLGYLIQSLMSGKKSPRNPWGSCALEWQTPTPPPLANFHEVPTITRGPYDYHLATDAELAED; encoded by the coding sequence ATGGCAGCAACGACCACCACAAGCGGGGCTCCGGCGCACGGAGCAGCAGATCCGAACGAGAACTACATCACGTGTGAGCGGGGCCTTAAGTCCTGGCTGATCACGCTCGATCACAAGCGCATCGGGGTCATGTATTTGATCTCGGTCCTCACGGCCTTCCTCATCGGCGGCGTGTTCGCGCTCCTGGTTCGCACCGAGCTCTTCACGCGCGGCAAGACCCTGATGGACGCGGACACGTACAACCGCATGTTCACGCTGCACGGCGTGGTCATGGTGTTCTTGTTCATCATTCCGTCGGTGCCCGCGGCGCTCGGCAACTTCATCTTGCCGATCCAGCTCGGCGCCAAGGACGTCGCGTTCCCGCGCCTCAATCTCTGGTCGTTCTACATCTACGTCTTCGGCGCGTGTTTCGCCGTCTACAGCATGGTCGCCGGCGCCGTCGACACGGGCTGGACCTTCTACACGCCGTACAGCACGACCACGACGTCGGCCGTCATCCCGATGATCCTCGGCGCCTTCGTCATGGGCTTCTCGTCCATTTTGACGGGCGTCAACTTCATCGCGACGGTGCACAAGATGCGCGCGCCGGGGCAGAGCTGGACCCGCCTGCCACTCTTCGTCTGGGGCGTCTACGCGACCGCCATCATCCAGGTCCTCGCGACGCCGGTCCTCGCCATCACGCTGCTGCTGCTGATCCTTGAGCGCTCGCTCGGGCTCGGCATCTTCGATCCCAAGCTCGGCGGCGACCCGGTGCTCTTCCAGCACTTCTTCTGGTTCTACTCTCACCCCGCCGTCTACATCATGATCCTGCCGGGCATGGCGGTCGTGAACGAACTCTTGGCGACCTTCTGCCGCCGCGCCATCTACGGCTACTTCGCCGTCGCGATGAGCTCGCTCGGCCTAGCGCTCCTCTCGTTCGTTGTGTGGGCTCACCACATGTTCACGAGCGGCATGAGCGAGTACGCGGCGATGGTCTTCTCGGGCCTCACGTTCCTCGTGGCCATCCCGAGCGGAGTGAAGGTCTTCAACTGGGTCGCGACGCTCTACAAGTCGAGCATTCGGCTCGACTCCCCGATGCTCTGGGCCCTGGGCTTCCTCTTCCTCTTCACCATTGGCGGACTGACGGGCCTCTTCTTGGCCGTCGTCGCGACCGACATCCACCTTCACGACACATACTTCGTCGTGGCGCACTTCCACTACGTGATGGTCGGCGGAACGGTCATGGGCTTCATCGGCGGCATTCACTACTGGTGGCCGAAGATGACGGGGAAGCTCTACAACGAGACTCAGGCGAAGGTCGCCTGGGCGCTCGTCTTCGTGGGCTTCAACGTGACGTTCCTCACGCAGTTCGTCATGGGCTCTCGCGGCATGCCGCGGCGCTACTACGACTACCTCCCGGAGTTTGAGCTCTTCCACAAGATCTCGACCATCGGGGCCTACATCCTTGGCGTCGGATTCTTCCTGATGCTCGGCTACCTCATCCAGTCGCTAATGAGCGGGAAGAAGTCGCCGCGTAATCCCTGGGGCTCATGCGCGCTCGAGTGGCAGACACCGACGCCCCCTCCGCTCGCGAACTTCCACGAGGTCCCGACGATCACCCGCGGACCGTACGACTACCACCTCGCAACCGACGCCGAGCTCGCCGAGGACTGA
- a CDS encoding cytochrome C oxidase subunit IV family protein, whose protein sequence is MSHHDHEHADDGAVHSHVSSTAFYAGIFLALVFFTVVTVAVSYVHLGPANLAVAIAIASVKATLVVLFFMHLRWDAKFNSLILVSTLGFIGIFFAFTFTDTEWRTKQYSDTQGTKILPADGTPAPGGMPPRPEKKDHGAAGAAGHGQTGAPAGHDKAAAPASSAPKH, encoded by the coding sequence ATGAGCCATCACGACCACGAGCACGCAGACGACGGCGCCGTTCACAGTCACGTTTCATCGACGGCGTTCTACGCGGGGATCTTCCTCGCTCTCGTCTTCTTCACCGTCGTCACGGTGGCCGTTTCGTACGTCCACCTTGGCCCCGCCAACCTGGCCGTCGCCATTGCGATCGCCTCGGTCAAGGCGACCCTGGTCGTTCTCTTCTTCATGCACTTGCGCTGGGACGCGAAGTTCAACTCGCTGATCCTCGTCAGCACGCTAGGCTTTATTGGGATCTTCTTCGCGTTCACGTTCACCGACACCGAGTGGCGGACGAAGCAATACAGCGACACGCAGGGCACCAAGATCCTGCCGGCCGATGGGACACCGGCGCCGGGCGGGATGCCGCCGCGTCCGGAGAAGAAGGACCACGGCGCCGCCGGCGCGGCGGGTCACGGCCAGACGGGCGCTCCCGCTGGGCACGACAAGGCGGCCGCTCCGGCGAGCTCCGCGCCGAAGCACTGA
- a CDS encoding DUF3341 domain-containing protein codes for MANAAKEALKRASDSDIDGKKPALYLAEYETPGACMHAAEKLRDAGYTAFDTHTPFPVHGMDRAMGLPDSKLGWIVFVCGLTGTTAAFVMIWWMNAVDYPIIIGGKPPLSIPSMIPIMFELTVLLSAFGAVFGMFGLNKLPRHHHPLFESENFKKFSDDRFFVSVEAHDPKFRLDKTKELLLGTHPASVELVHDEEVAT; via the coding sequence ATGGCCAACGCGGCCAAAGAGGCCCTCAAGCGCGCCAGTGACAGCGACATCGACGGCAAGAAGCCGGCGCTTTACCTGGCTGAATACGAGACGCCGGGCGCGTGCATGCACGCGGCGGAGAAGCTTCGTGACGCCGGCTACACCGCGTTCGACACGCACACGCCCTTCCCCGTCCACGGCATGGACCGCGCCATGGGTCTCCCCGACTCAAAGCTCGGCTGGATCGTCTTCGTGTGCGGCCTCACCGGCACCACGGCGGCCTTCGTCATGATCTGGTGGATGAACGCCGTCGACTACCCGATCATCATCGGAGGAAAGCCCCCGCTCAGCATCCCGTCGATGATCCCGATCATGTTCGAGCTCACGGTGCTTCTGTCAGCCTTCGGCGCTGTCTTCGGCATGTTCGGCCTCAACAAGCTTCCGCGGCATCATCACCCGCTCTTCGAGTCGGAGAACTTCAAGAAGTTCAGCGATGACCGCTTCTTCGTCTCCGTGGAGGCGCACGATCCGAAGTTCCGCCTCGACAAGACCAAGGAGCTGCTCCTCGGCACGCACCCCGCTTCCGTCGAGTTGGTGCACGACGAAGAGGTCGCGACATGA
- a CDS encoding 4Fe-4S dicluster domain-containing protein — translation MSRRSPYTFQDTSPEASSGSNLFWRSLEEKEDPKRNLAAKEAEFPLGVGPSEGAAGELALRNPMASGADVGARALGNVEAGRRSFLKFGVGVTALFGLEGCIRRPAEKILPYTKSPEYTVPGISEYFATVTSRRGESLGLLVESHENRPTKIEGNPQHPASRGGTDLITQASIFDLYDPDRSTTPLKAKGAKASWPEFEAAFADLLKAHDADKGAKLRVLMQPTTSPTLMRVRGQVRARFPNARFHTWAPFTESSSAEGTKLALGQSVTPIVEYDRARVILSLDSDFLQTESGSVRASRTFAKGRRLRGPADNMSRLYVVEPVHSTTGSNADHRLRLPARHVERYARALAKELAAQGLDLKGLTPGDAPTEGIPEKWLKAVAKDLLAHRGRAVIVAGARQPAAVPALACALNSALGAVGPVLSYVPVADAEEPNAPQDIMALGQDLEAGKVDTLIIVGGNPAHDAPADAKFAQRVEKAKHTIHLSSHVDETSSLASWHLPRAHELEAWGDQRSLDGTWSIQQPLIEPLHGGKSDLELFAMMLPLTGADAKPKKAYELVRETVKATLDSGLGFETTWKRSLKSGFVGDRAPLRPPTMAPGDVRTADISAALAKSSPKGGAGLEAVFSPCPKLFDGRHGNNPWLLELPDPMTKVVWENVALLSPKTAKELGVQSGDAVEVIREGARVELPAWVQPGHADGVVGLNVGWGRKKAGRFGNKCGVDVYPLRASQSLDFGECAVRGLGRKWLTHVDRGFAQIKDLGVTQTQEHQSMEGRPLAIDTTLEQYKKEPDFVQYKSPNPRVLPLWDKVDYSKGQKWGMNIDLNACTGCSACMVACQSENNIPTVGKEQVGKGREMYWLRIDRYFVGADENEPAVAYQPVACVQCEEAPCENVCPVNATAHSPDGLNDMAYNRCIGTRYCANNCPYKVRRFNYLEFSGNFAGGDDATMEQQAKSTYGSMPETQKMLFNPNVTVRFRGVMEKCTYCVQRIQEGKLASKRAGKPMKDGDVMAACAQACPADAISFGDLNDPKARVAEATKSARNYGLLAELGTGPRTTYLGKVRNLNKEMA, via the coding sequence ATGAGCCGTCGCAGTCCGTACACGTTCCAAGACACGTCTCCCGAAGCCTCGTCGGGCTCCAACCTGTTCTGGCGGAGCCTCGAGGAGAAGGAAGACCCGAAGCGAAACCTCGCCGCGAAGGAGGCTGAGTTCCCCCTCGGCGTGGGTCCTTCCGAGGGCGCCGCCGGCGAGCTCGCGCTGCGAAACCCGATGGCGTCCGGTGCGGACGTCGGGGCGCGAGCGCTCGGCAACGTCGAAGCCGGGCGCCGCAGCTTCCTCAAGTTCGGCGTCGGCGTCACGGCGCTCTTCGGCCTCGAAGGCTGCATTCGCCGCCCCGCCGAGAAGATCCTGCCGTACACGAAGTCGCCCGAATACACGGTCCCCGGCATCAGCGAATATTTCGCGACCGTCACGAGCCGACGCGGCGAATCGCTGGGCCTGCTCGTCGAGAGCCACGAGAACCGTCCCACGAAGATCGAGGGCAACCCGCAGCACCCTGCGAGCCGCGGCGGAACCGATCTCATCACGCAAGCGTCGATCTTCGACCTCTACGATCCCGATCGCTCCACCACGCCGCTCAAGGCGAAGGGCGCGAAGGCCTCTTGGCCTGAATTCGAGGCCGCCTTCGCCGACCTCTTGAAGGCCCACGACGCCGACAAGGGCGCGAAGCTCCGCGTCCTGATGCAGCCGACCACCTCGCCGACGCTCATGCGCGTTCGAGGCCAGGTCCGCGCTCGCTTCCCAAACGCTCGCTTCCACACCTGGGCGCCCTTCACCGAGTCGAGCTCCGCCGAAGGCACCAAGCTCGCCCTCGGGCAGTCGGTCACCCCCATCGTCGAATACGACCGGGCACGGGTCATCCTCTCCCTTGACTCGGACTTCCTGCAGACCGAGTCAGGTTCGGTCCGCGCCAGCCGCACGTTCGCCAAGGGCCGACGTCTCCGCGGCCCCGCCGACAACATGAGCCGGCTCTACGTGGTTGAGCCGGTGCACTCCACGACCGGCTCGAACGCCGATCACCGACTCCGCCTGCCGGCGCGCCACGTCGAACGTTACGCGCGCGCGCTCGCCAAAGAGCTCGCCGCTCAGGGGCTCGATCTCAAGGGTCTCACGCCTGGCGACGCGCCCACCGAGGGCATCCCCGAGAAGTGGCTCAAGGCCGTCGCCAAGGATCTGCTCGCCCATCGCGGTCGAGCGGTCATCGTCGCCGGTGCCCGTCAGCCGGCGGCCGTTCCCGCCCTGGCCTGCGCGCTCAACAGCGCACTAGGCGCCGTGGGTCCCGTCCTCTCCTACGTCCCCGTCGCCGACGCGGAAGAGCCGAACGCGCCGCAAGACATCATGGCCCTTGGCCAAGATCTCGAAGCCGGCAAGGTCGACACGCTGATCATCGTCGGTGGCAACCCGGCGCACGACGCGCCCGCGGATGCGAAGTTCGCGCAGCGCGTGGAGAAGGCCAAGCACACGATTCACCTCTCGTCGCACGTCGACGAGACCTCGTCGCTCGCCTCGTGGCACTTGCCGCGAGCCCACGAGCTCGAAGCTTGGGGCGATCAGCGCTCGCTCGACGGCACCTGGTCGATTCAACAGCCGCTCATCGAGCCGCTTCATGGTGGCAAGAGCGACCTCGAGCTCTTCGCAATGATGCTGCCGCTGACTGGCGCGGACGCGAAGCCGAAGAAGGCCTACGAGCTCGTCCGAGAGACCGTCAAGGCGACCCTCGACAGTGGCCTCGGCTTCGAGACCACCTGGAAGCGCTCGCTCAAGTCGGGCTTCGTCGGCGATCGCGCGCCGCTCAGGCCGCCGACCATGGCGCCGGGCGATGTGCGCACGGCGGACATCTCCGCGGCCCTCGCGAAGTCTTCGCCGAAGGGCGGGGCTGGCCTCGAGGCCGTCTTCTCGCCGTGCCCGAAGCTCTTCGACGGACGCCACGGCAACAACCCCTGGCTCCTCGAGCTGCCCGACCCGATGACCAAGGTCGTCTGGGAGAACGTCGCGCTCTTGTCGCCGAAGACGGCCAAAGAGCTCGGTGTCCAGAGCGGCGACGCCGTCGAGGTCATCCGTGAGGGGGCCCGCGTCGAGCTTCCCGCGTGGGTTCAGCCAGGTCACGCCGACGGCGTTGTGGGCTTGAACGTCGGTTGGGGCCGCAAGAAGGCGGGCCGCTTCGGCAACAAGTGCGGCGTCGACGTCTACCCGTTGCGGGCAAGTCAGTCGCTCGACTTCGGCGAGTGTGCGGTCCGCGGCCTCGGCCGCAAGTGGCTCACGCACGTCGACCGCGGCTTCGCCCAGATCAAGGATCTCGGAGTCACGCAGACGCAAGAGCACCAATCGATGGAGGGCCGCCCGCTCGCCATCGACACGACGCTCGAGCAGTACAAGAAGGAGCCCGACTTCGTTCAGTACAAGAGCCCCAACCCGCGGGTCCTGCCGCTGTGGGACAAGGTCGACTACTCGAAGGGCCAGAAGTGGGGCATGAACATCGACCTCAACGCCTGCACCGGCTGCAGCGCTTGCATGGTCGCTTGCCAGTCGGAGAACAACATCCCGACGGTCGGCAAGGAGCAGGTCGGCAAGGGCCGCGAGATGTACTGGCTCCGCATCGACCGCTACTTCGTCGGCGCCGACGAGAACGAGCCGGCCGTCGCGTACCAGCCCGTCGCGTGCGTGCAATGCGAAGAGGCACCCTGCGAGAACGTGTGCCCCGTCAACGCGACGGCACACAGCCCCGACGGCCTCAACGACATGGCCTACAACCGCTGCATCGGCACGCGGTATTGCGCCAACAACTGCCCCTACAAGGTTCGTCGCTTCAACTACCTCGAGTTCAGCGGCAACTTCGCCGGCGGCGACGACGCCACCATGGAGCAGCAAGCGAAGTCGACCTACGGGTCGATGCCCGAGACCCAGAAGATGCTCTTCAACCCCAACGTCACGGTGCGCTTCCGCGGCGTCATGGAGAAGTGCACGTACTGCGTCCAGCGCATTCAAGAGGGCAAGCTCGCGAGCAAGCGCGCCGGCAAGCCCATGAAGGACGGCGACGTCATGGCGGCCTGCGCGCAAGCATGCCCCGCTGACGCCATCAGCTTCGGCGACCTGAACGACCCCAAGGCGCGCGTCGCCGAGGCCACCAAGAGCGCTCGCAACTACGGACTGCTCGCGGAGCTCGGGACCGGCCCCCGCACGACCTACCTAGGCAAGGTTCGGAACCTCAACAAGGAGATGGCCTGA
- the nrfD gene encoding polysulfide reductase NrfD produces MGSANLPIKEIGEGPLVRPGETFHTVTEQVSRVTETAAPKGWWVLFLVALSWTGIFGVAVSWLLWQGVGAWGNNSPVYWGWDITNFVWWIGIGHAGTLISAVLFLFRQKWRTSINRFSEAMTIFAVICALIFPGIHVGRIWIAYFMLPLPNQMSIWPNFKSPLIWDVFAVSTYFTVSLLFWFVGLVPDFATLRDRAKNFSARQKVYGALALGWHGSNRHWQNYERAYLILAALSTPLVLSVHSVVSFDFATSLVPGWHTTIFPPYFVAGAVFSGFAMVMTLILVARVAYGVRSIVTMKHLELMNKIMLVTGSLVGYAYGMEFFIAWYSGSKYELFVFINRATGPYAWAYWTMIACNVISPQLFWSKKLRTSIPLMFVISIVINVGMWFERFVIIATSLHRDFLPSSWGYFRPTVVDICTYAGTLGVFFTFFLLFIRWVPMIAIAEIKGVLPEADPHAGHDHDTHHEGAAEPALAPGE; encoded by the coding sequence ATGGGCTCAGCCAACCTTCCCATCAAAGAGATCGGTGAGGGCCCGCTCGTAAGACCGGGCGAGACCTTCCACACCGTCACCGAGCAGGTGTCACGGGTTACCGAGACGGCGGCCCCGAAGGGCTGGTGGGTCCTGTTCCTCGTCGCCCTCAGCTGGACCGGCATCTTCGGTGTCGCCGTATCGTGGCTGCTTTGGCAGGGCGTCGGCGCCTGGGGCAACAACTCGCCGGTCTACTGGGGCTGGGACATCACCAACTTCGTTTGGTGGATCGGCATCGGCCACGCCGGCACGCTCATCAGCGCCGTGCTCTTTCTCTTCCGTCAAAAGTGGCGCACGAGCATCAACCGCTTCAGCGAGGCGATGACCATCTTCGCGGTCATCTGCGCGCTCATCTTCCCGGGAATCCACGTCGGCCGCATCTGGATTGCATACTTCATGCTTCCGCTGCCCAACCAGATGTCGATCTGGCCGAACTTCAAGAGCCCGCTCATCTGGGACGTCTTCGCCGTCAGCACCTACTTCACGGTCTCGCTGCTCTTCTGGTTCGTCGGCCTCGTTCCTGACTTCGCGACGCTACGCGACCGCGCCAAGAACTTCTCGGCACGCCAGAAGGTCTACGGCGCCCTCGCCCTCGGCTGGCACGGCAGCAACCGCCACTGGCAGAACTACGAGCGCGCGTACCTGATTCTCGCCGCGCTCTCCACGCCCCTGGTTCTCTCGGTGCACAGCGTCGTCTCCTTCGACTTCGCGACGTCGCTCGTCCCAGGCTGGCACACCACGATCTTCCCGCCGTACTTCGTCGCCGGCGCCGTCTTCAGCGGCTTCGCGATGGTCATGACGCTCATCCTCGTGGCGCGCGTCGCCTACGGCGTTCGCAGCATCGTGACGATGAAGCACCTCGAGCTGATGAACAAGATCATGCTCGTGACGGGCTCACTCGTTGGTTACGCGTACGGCATGGAGTTCTTCATCGCCTGGTACTCGGGCAGCAAGTACGAGCTCTTCGTCTTCATCAACCGTGCGACGGGACCCTACGCGTGGGCGTACTGGACGATGATCGCGTGCAACGTGATCTCGCCGCAGCTCTTCTGGTCGAAGAAGCTCCGCACGAGCATCCCTCTCATGTTCGTCATCTCCATCGTCATCAACGTCGGCATGTGGTTCGAGCGTTTCGTCATCATCGCCACGTCGCTGCATCGAGACTTCTTGCCGTCGTCGTGGGGCTACTTCCGCCCCACAGTCGTCGACATTTGCACGTACGCGGGCACGCTCGGCGTCTTCTTCACCTTCTTCCTCCTCTTCATCAGGTGGGTACCCATGATCGCCATCGCGGAGATCAAGGGCGTATTGCCCGAGGCCGACCCGCACGCGGGTCACGATCACGACACGCACCACGAGGGCGCGGCGGAGCCTGCGCTCGCCCCCGGAGAGTGA
- a CDS encoding cytochrome c yields the protein MNKRSHVSAALLAGTVALAGLSGCRGQTSEDPPIVPIRNMYHQPRYNMQSESEFYADKRTMRPRIEGVVSQSQTIDPRLGEGRLEDGSGYVLTVPEEIVRSAGGMEPLTKRGKERYGIFCAPCHDGTGAGLGLVVKRGMLAPPSFHQERLRRAPDGQIYATITNGIRNMPAYHAQIPEADRWGIVAYVRALQVSQAPLAAEMKK from the coding sequence ATGAACAAGCGAAGCCACGTCTCTGCCGCGCTCTTGGCCGGCACCGTCGCCCTCGCCGGGCTCTCCGGCTGCCGGGGTCAGACCTCTGAGGATCCGCCCATCGTGCCGATCCGCAACATGTACCACCAGCCTCGCTACAACATGCAGAGCGAGAGCGAGTTCTACGCCGACAAGCGCACGATGCGGCCCCGCATCGAAGGCGTCGTGTCGCAGAGCCAGACGATCGATCCGCGACTCGGCGAAGGTCGCCTCGAGGACGGCTCCGGTTACGTCCTTACGGTGCCGGAAGAGATCGTCCGCAGCGCCGGCGGCATGGAGCCGCTGACCAAGCGAGGCAAGGAGCGCTACGGCATTTTCTGCGCTCCGTGCCACGACGGCACGGGCGCGGGCCTTGGCCTCGTGGTGAAGCGCGGCATGTTGGCGCCGCCGTCGTTCCACCAGGAGCGACTCCGTCGCGCGCCTGACGGCCAAATCTACGCCACCATCACCAACGGCATTCGCAACATGCCCGCGTACCACGCGCAGATCCCCGAAGCCGACCGCTGGGGCATCGTCGCTTACGTGCGGGCGCTCCAAGTGAGCCAGGCACCTCTCGCCGCGGAGATGAAGAAGTGA